Below is a window of Drosophila nasuta strain 15112-1781.00 chromosome X, ASM2355853v1, whole genome shotgun sequence DNA.
TGCCGCTTACCTCATACTGCCGGTATTCTATCGTCTGAAGACGGCGAGTGTTTACGAGTATCTGGAGCAACGTTTTGGCTATGCCACTCGACTGGCTGCATCGTTGGCCTTCTCCCTGCAAATGATACTCTACATGGGCATTGTGGTTTATGCGCCAGCTTTGGCCCTGGAGGCCGTCACGGGATTAAGTCAGATCTTTTCGGTGATAATTGTGGGCGTCGTTTGCACCATTTATGCGACAATGGGTGGCATGAAGGCGGTGCTTATGACGGACATCTATCAGTCGCTGCTCATGTTTGCCTCCATCTTTTGCGTGATCATTGCTGCGTGGATCAAGGCGGGCAGCTTGGATGTCATATGGCGCACAGCGGTGGACAATGGGCGCATTGACTTTGGCAACTTCAGCGTAGATCCCACCGAGCGGCATACGTGGTTCACCCAAGTCCTAGGCGGATGTGCCACCTACCTAGCGATCTATGGTGTCAATCAAACCCAGGTGCAGCGACTGCTTGCCGTAAGGAATCTACGGTCAGCGCGTGCGGCCCTCTGGTGGTGTCTGCCCATCCTTTGTCTGCTCAGTCTGAGCACCTGCTTGTCCGGACTGTGCATCTATTGGTATTATCGCGAATGCGATCCGCTGCTGGAGGGACGCGTTAACTCCCGGGATCAAGTGATGCCGCTCTTTGTGCTGGACACCATGGGCGAATATACTGGACTATCGGGTCTCTTTGTTTCGGGTATTTTTTGCGCCAGCCTTTCGACGATTAGTTCGGCAATAAGCTCGCTGTCGGCTGTGACGCTGGAGGATTACCTGAAGCCTCTGGTGCGTTGTTGCGCTGGACGAACCCTCACGGACCGCCAGACGCTCTGGTATTCCAAGTTGCTGTCGGTCTTCTATGGTGCCCTGTGCGTAGGCATGGCCTTCTTGGCCGGCTCCATTGGCGGTTTGTTACAGGCGGCGCTCTCCATCTTTGGCATCATTGGTGGTCCGCTGTTGGGCCTCTTTACGCTGGGCATGTATTCGACGTCGGCGAACCAAAAGGGAGCCCTTGCTGccctgctgctgtcgttggcCTTCTCCTTTTGGATTGGTTTCGGACAGCCCAAGCCGCCCATACCCAGCCTGGACATGACTACCGAGGGGTGTCCCATACAACGCAGCTACGCCATCGATGTGCTGCTGACGAACTCGACACGCGCCGAACCTGAGACGGAATCGTATTTTTACCTGTATCGCATTAGCTACATGTGGTATGCAGCCTTGGGTTTTGCCATCGCCTTTGTGGGCGGCTGGCTGTTGTCATATTGCTTTGCCTGGCTCAAATGGGATGACAATCGACCGATTTATCAGGATGCGGACTGTACGCTCATCAAGCATGATCTCTTTGTGCCACCGCTGGCGAAACGTTTGCAGCGCAAGCAAATGCCGCGCGTCATTGTCACGAACACCAGCAGCACCGCCAGCTCCGAAGAGCTGCCGCCAAAGgatattgcataaatatgcggTGATGTGAGGGGAATCGATTCacgtttttgctttgctttttatttgggAACAccaaccatttttttttaagtgcttagcaaataaaattgtaaactaAACAATgagtaaaatgtaaaagtttGCTGGGagtcgtcgacgtcgacgatcACGAAATCCTTAATCGGATGTTGTGGGCGGCGCACGATTTTCGTCAGCCTCGTAGTATGTGCGTCGCTGCGTTAGATGCCACAGGGCCAGCAATCGTGTCAAGTCCTTGTAGCTGAGCGTCTCCAGCTGTCGCTTGTCCGCAGTCTGCACGCCCGCCGCATGCAGCTCCTCCACAATGGTATCGAACATAGCCGAACGGGGCTCCACCGGTTCCTCCTCCAGTTTTCGTGGCGCGATAACCATGTGTGCCGTCTCCTGACGTTGTCCCGCTGAAGCTCTGGCGTCACTCGACTTTTCCTCGTTGGAGTCCAAAGCCACCAGCTCGGCATCGTTGGTCATGGGCAACGCTGCGCTAAGTTGAGCAATCAGCGCCACGAGGAGGAGCAGTACAACAGTGAACTTCATGATCGTTGTTACAATTGAAATCGGTCGTTTGGCCCGTGGAAAATTGTGAGTCGTCTGTTTGCTTGAAGAGTCGCGTTTGCACTGACAACAGCGTAGAAATTtgtgttattcttttttttgctgttgccgttgctgttgcgatCGTCGAACCCCCCGATAGCAGGCCGAGTCTCCCAGGGGTGTGCCGACAAAACGACAACGAGACGGGCGGCGTTCCAATTTCAGTTCTGTTCAGTTTTCTATCTGCGTCGTCGTCTCCCTCAAAATTAACCCCGGGAGAGtgaatggaaatgggaatgcGAATGGGGGAAAAGAAAGACGGAGCTTGTGCGATCTGCAGGCAGTGgtcaccacaacaacaataatgtcCAAAGCACGTCGtcatttgttgttgacttTAGGGTCGATCGTCGTCTGTGCATGCTCAAATTATtttatctacatacatacatacatactatactCAGTATGGTGAGCGACACATGTTGCTTCTTCGGCGTAGTCTTCTCcccccttttttttgcttttttgcatttgcttcaAATACATCAGACAGAGAAAGGGAGTGTCTCTCTGTTGTcgcctctttctctctatctttctttGTGTGTTTATCTTGGCAATTGTGCTAGTTTACTTGTTCTTCTATATGTAGCGAAATTGATTAAACTAATCAGTTCTTCAACGCGTTGCtgataaactttaaataagTGTTGCCTGCATTTAGGCTGAAATTTTAACTGCTGCTCCCATCTTAATCG
It encodes the following:
- the LOC132797126 gene encoding putative sodium-dependent multivitamin transporter codes for the protein MATLGAWDYVILAIVLIISILIGLYYRFVGSKQSTTTEYLLADRSMGVTPVAFSLMASFMSAITILGVSMEIYQYGTMFAIINVSYVVSTPIAAYLILPVFYRLKTASVYEYLEQRFGYATRLAASLAFSLQMILYMGIVVYAPALALEAVTGLSQIFSVIIVGVVCTIYATMGGMKAVLMTDIYQSLLMFASIFCVIIAAWIKAGSLDVIWRTAVDNGRIDFGNFSVDPTERHTWFTQVLGGCATYLAIYGVNQTQVQRLLAVRNLRSARAALWWCLPILCLLSLSTCLSGLCIYWYYRECDPLLEGRVNSRDQVMPLFVLDTMGEYTGLSGLFVSGIFCASLSTISSAISSLSAVTLEDYLKPLVRCCAGRTLTDRQTLWYSKLLSVFYGALCVGMAFLAGSIGGLLQAALSIFGIIGGPLLGLFTLGMYSTSANQKGALAALLLSLAFSFWIGFGQPKPPIPSLDMTTEGCPIQRSYAIDVLLTNSTRAEPETESYFYLYRISYMWYAALGFAIAFVGGWLLSYCFAWLKWDDNRPIYQDADCTLIKHDLFVPPLAKRLQRKQMPRVIVTNTSSTASSEELPPKDIA
- the LOC132797128 gene encoding uncharacterized protein LOC132797128 translates to MKFTVVLLLLVALIAQLSAALPMTNDAELVALDSNEEKSSDARASAGQRQETAHMVIAPRKLEEEPVEPRSAMFDTIVEELHAAGVQTADKRQLETLSYKDLTRLLALWHLTQRRTYYEADENRAPPTTSD